One Romboutsia sp. 13368 genomic window carries:
- a CDS encoding N-acetylglucosaminidase codes for MLNTRSYKAASKADIEYYLNPENFASSNKGMMQFLTLDSYKGGVSESELNSYLNGLPKVNGKNTVFYNQGKSFIDAAKKYDIDLVYLVSHAMWETGYGKSVLAQGQTITSYKGNKLPNPVTVYNFFGIGAIDKSANVSGAEASYSNGWTSIEKTIEGSAKWISANYIKSSKYNQNTIYKMKFNYDYSWHQYATDVNWANGISGIMYKLIGMYDTANNLNFEVPRYK; via the coding sequence ATGTTAAATACTAGAAGCTACAAGGCTGCAAGTAAAGCAGATATAGAGTATTATCTAAATCCAGAAAACTTTGCAAGTAGTAATAAAGGTATGATGCAATTTTTAACACTTGATTCATATAAAGGTGGAGTAAGTGAAAGTGAATTAAACTCATACTTGAATGGATTACCAAAAGTAAATGGTAAAAATACTGTATTCTATAATCAAGGTAAATCGTTTATAGATGCAGCTAAAAAGTATGACATAGATTTAGTATATTTAGTTTCACATGCTATGTGGGAAACTGGATATGGAAAATCAGTACTTGCTCAAGGACAGACAATAACTAGTTATAAAGGTAATAAACTACCTAATCCAGTTACTGTATATAATTTCTTTGGAATAGGTGCAATAGATAAGAGTGCAAATGTTTCGGGTGCGGAAGCATCATATTCTAATGGATGGACAAGTATTGAAAAAACTATAGAAGGTTCAGCTAAATGGATAAGTGCTAATTACATAAAAAGTTCAAAATATAATCAAAATACTATATATAAAATGAAGTTTAATTATGATTATTCATGGCACCAGTATGCAACAGATGTAAATTGGGCAAATGGAATATCAGGAATAATGTATAAATTAATAGGTATGTATGATACAGCAAATAATCTAAATTTTGAAGTGCCTAGATATAAATAA
- a CDS encoding SH3 domain-containing protein — protein sequence MXKLQXXDTTEQYKEIKVVNTDGLNVRKGPSTSYTSIGKLDEGTNVEVISESNGWSKINXDLTLICSNKIFR from the coding sequence ATAARAAAACTACAAGNNNAAGATACAACAGAGCAGTATAAGGAAATCAAGGTAGTAAATACAGATGGATTAAATGTAAGAAAAGGACCATCGACAAGCTATACATCAATAGGAAAGTTAGATGAAGGAACGAATGTAGAAGTAATATCAGAAAGTAATGGATGGTCAAAAATAAATTNCGATCTAACGCTAATATGTAGCAACAAGATATTTAGATAA
- a CDS encoding SH3 domain-containing protein, with amino-acid sequence MKLYVENGKGGLVVKGKIALATLAMIPMATNNTHATNIGTVTASSLNVRSGPSTNYTIVTTVKKNDKVSILQSSNGWYKIETVSGKQGWASSSYISISNDNTNSDSNESKNIAIVNTDGLKFRNGAGTSYSIIKVLSKGEKVEVISESNGWSKVKYDSRLGYVASQYIDKANTNYIIKEVNTDGLNVRTGPSTSYTSIGKLNKGTKVEVISETSGWSKIKYSNKTAYVSSGYLKVVSTNEPDKNEDTTEQYKEIKVVNTDGLNVRKGPSTSYTSIGKLDEGTNVEVISESNGWSKINYNKTTGYVATRYLDKKTTXXRYNRAV; translated from the coding sequence ATGAAGCTATATGTAGAAAATGGAAAAGGAGGATTAGTAGTGAAAGGTAAAATAGCATTAGCAACATTGGCAATGATACCTATGGCAACTAATAATACACATGCAACGAATATAGGTACGGTGACAGCATCTTCTTTAAATGTTAGAAGTGGACCTAGTACAAACTACACTATAGTAACTACAGTAAAGAAAAATGATAAAGTAAGTATATTACAATCATCTAATGGATGGTACAAAATAGAAACTGTATCAGGTAAACAAGGATGGGCATCATCTTCATATATATCAATATCAAATGATAATACAAATAGTGATAGTAATGAATCAAAAAATATAGCAATAGTAAATACAGATGGACTTAAATTTAGAAATGGTGCAGGTACAAGTTATAGTATCATAAAAGTTTTAAGCAAGGGTGAAAAAGTAGAAGTAATATCAGAAAGTAATGGCTGGTCAAAAGTAAAGTATGACTCAAGATTAGGTTATGTTGCAAGTCAATACATAGATAAAGCTAATACAAATTATATAATAAAAGAAGTAAATACAGATGGATTAAATGTAAGAACCGGGCCATCAACAAGTTATACGTCAATAGGCAAGCTAAATAAAGGAACTAAAGTAGAGGTAATATCAGAAACTTCAGGATGGTCAAAAATTAAGTATAGTAATAAGACAGCATATGTATCTAGTGGATATTTAAAAGTAGTATCTACAAATGAACCTGATAAGAATGAAGATACAACAGAGCAGTATAAGGAAATAAARGTAGTAAATACAGATGGATTAAATGTAAGAAAAGGACCATCGACAAGTTATACATCAATAGGAAAGTTAGATGAAGGAACTAATGTAGAAGTAATATCAGAAAGTAACGGATGGTCAAAAATAAATTACAATAAAACAACTGGATATGTAGCAACAAGATATTTAGATAARAAAACTACAAGNNNAAGATACAACAGAGCAGTATAA
- a CDS encoding FAD-dependent oxidoreductase, which translates to MAKVVIIGGGWAGCAAAITAKKAGADVLILERTDLLLGCGNVGGIMRNNGRYSATEEAIALGARELFEITDKYATHRNINFPGHEHATVYNVTKIEKPVRDKIRSMGIEIRFISRVVDVKTDGDKLLAVILEGGEIIYGDAFVETTGSTGPMGNCTANGNGCAMCILRCPSFGGRVSITSKCGLEDMIGRRKNGDYGAFSGSMKLLKESLSDEIQKDLNEKGCAVVPLPEEFINKDILDLKVCQQYALPEFAENIVLIDTGHAKLMEPFYNLEVLRMIPGFENALIVDPYSGGKGNSVRYMSVAKRDNYMRAKGMANLFVGGEKAGFYVGHTEAICTGSLAGHNAARYCADRYLIQLPTNLLIGDFIAYSNNEMSKPDGDKLRFTFAGSIYFNRMKELGFYSTDSNVALQRVKKVSLEGLYDKKVIL; encoded by the coding sequence ATGGCGAAAGTAGTTATTATTGGAGGAGGATGGGCAGGGTGCGCAGCAGCAATAACTGCTAAAAAGGCAGGAGCAGATGTTTTAATATTAGAAAGAACAGACTTACTTCTAGGGTGTGGCAATGTTGGTGGAATAATGAGAAATAATGGAAGATATAGTGCCACAGAAGAAGCAATAGCATTAGGAGCAAGAGAATTATTTGAAATAACAGATAAATACGCTACTCATAGAAATATAAATTTTCCAGGACATGAACATGCAACTGTCTATAATGTAACAAAGATAGAAAAACCAGTAAGAGATAAAATTAGAAGTATGGGTATAGAAATTAGATTTATTAGTAGAGTAGTTGATGTTAAAACTGATGGAGATAAATTACTTGCAGTTATATTAGAAGGTGGAGAAATAATATATGGAGATGCATTTGTTGAAACTACAGGATCGACAGGACCAATGGGCAATTGTACTGCGAATGGAAACGGATGTGCAATGTGTATTTTAAGATGTCCATCTTTTGGAGGAAGGGTGAGCATAACAAGTAAGTGTGGATTAGAAGATATGATTGGTAGAAGAAAAAATGGAGATTATGGAGCATTTAGTGGTTCTATGAAGCTTTTAAAAGAATCATTAAGTGATGAAATACAAAAAGATTTAAATGAAAAAGGATGTGCTGTAGTTCCTTTACCTGAAGAATTTATAAATAAAGATATATTAGATTTAAAGGTATGCCAACAATATGCATTGCCTGAGTTTGCAGAAAATATAGTATTAATTGATACAGGTCATGCAAAGTTGATGGAACCATTTTATAATTTAGAAGTATTAAGAATGATACCAGGATTTGAAAATGCTCTTATTGTAGATCCTTATTCTGGAGGCAAGGGAAATTCGGTTAGATACATGTCTGTTGCTAAAAGAGACAATTATATGAGGGCTAAAGGCATGGCTAATTTATTTGTTGGTGGGGAAAAAGCAGGATTTTATGTAGGTCATACAGAAGCTATATGTACAGGTAGTTTAGCAGGTCATAATGCAGCTAGATATTGTGCAGATAGATATTTAATTCAACTTCCAACTAATTTATTAATAGGTGACTTTATTGCTTATTCTAATAATGAAATGAGTAAACCAGATGGCGATAAGTTAAGATTTACTTTCGCTGGAAGTATTTATTTTAATAGAATGAAGGAGTTAGGTTTCTATAGTACAGATAGTAATGTTGCTTTACAAAGAGTTAAAAAAGTTAGTTTAGAAGGATTATATGATAAGAAAGTAATTTTATAG
- a CDS encoding 2Fe-2S iron-sulfur cluster-binding protein yields the protein MKALSCADSGGKYCPCHLAYSNDCIRCNMLNKNKTCDCIWQGVCIYNEVIHNKNSPIVQRQEYLCDIEDIKLVEEYTYLIKIKIPKVLSKDLRSPGAYVLVKSENKDSEIFSAPISVMDVDLDNNTLEVVVKTVGIKTKGIVKFDKVYIKGPYFNGLFGVKEIKSTSKSNSLVILNGLSQVNSINVVRRLIENNNKVDVFINHNGVILDSVIQKIYNLGANIYHIDIDVDKLFISDYIKTNNIKLVYSGGSNHFNKDIMDIVDSVDENIKLAVSNNNLICCGEGICGACGINLNGVKVKTCKTQVNSREYLKSIY from the coding sequence ATGAAAGCTTTATCATGTGCAGATTCAGGTGGTAAATATTGTCCATGTCATCTTGCATACTCAAATGATTGTATAAGATGTAATATGTTAAATAAAAATAAAACATGTGACTGTATATGGCAAGGAGTATGTATATACAACGAAGTTATTCATAATAAGAATTCTCCTATAGTACAAAGACAAGAATACTTATGCGATATAGAAGATATAAAATTAGTTGAGGAATATACTTATTTGATTAAAATAAAAATACCAAAAGTCTTATCAAAAGATTTACGTAGTCCAGGAGCGTACGTTTTAGTAAAGAGTGAAAATAAAGATAGTGAGATATTTAGTGCACCTATTTCAGTAATGGATGTAGACTTAGATAATAATACATTAGAAGTAGTTGTTAAGACTGTAGGAATAAAGACTAAGGGGATAGTCAAATTTGATAAGGTTTATATCAAAGGTCCATATTTTAATGGATTATTTGGAGTAAAAGAAATCAAAAGCACATCAAAATCCAATTCTTTAGTGATATTAAATGGATTATCACAAGTAAATTCAATAAATGTAGTACGAAGATTAATAGAAAATAACAATAAAGTAGATGTATTTATAAATCATAACGGAGTAATTTTGGATAGTGTTATTCAAAAAATATATAATCTAGGTGCAAATATATATCATATAGACATAGATGTTGATAAATTATTTATATCTGATTATATAAAAACGAATAATATAAAATTAGTATACAGTGGAGGAAGCAATCATTTTAATAAAGATATAATGGATATTGTTGATAGTGTAGACGAAAATATAAAACTAGCAGTTTCTAACAATAATTTAATATGTTGTGGTGAAGGCATATGTGGTGCTTGTGGTATAAATTTAAATGGAGTAAAAGTTAAAACATGTAAAACGCAGGTTAATAGTAGAGAATATTTAAAAAGTATATATTAA
- a CDS encoding TMEM164 family acyltransferase has product MENTFLFSNTHLIMLLIFSVFLYLCPKLTKNLLPYSYIVEKIICILIILEITFEQFSFISMGSYNVYTCLPITISRFTSYICIAILFFKNYQLFNVFFSWSLVCSIGELIFFPNLGYRYPNILYYLFFFSKCILFYSIVYLTEVRKFSINKCALKDNLIFCIIYFSFIYLLNTFTNANYPYCFSSHNLSSAIIFTLITTLIYIPILFINEEFKFNCKRKKFK; this is encoded by the coding sequence ATGGAAAATACCTTTCTTTTTTCAAATACACATTTGATCATGCTCTTAATTTTTTCTGTATTTTTGTACTTATGTCCTAAGCTAACAAAAAACTTACTACCATATAGTTATATAGTTGAAAAGATAATTTGTATATTGATTATATTAGAGATTACTTTTGAACAATTCTCATTTATTTCAATGGGTAGCTATAATGTTTATACTTGTTTACCTATTACAATTTCTAGATTTACATCTTATATATGTATTGCTATCTTATTTTTTAAAAATTATCAGTTGTTCAATGTCTTTTTTTCATGGAGTTTAGTTTGCTCTATCGGAGAGTTAATTTTTTTCCCAAACTTAGGTTATAGATATCCTAATATATTATATTATTTATTTTTTTTCTCTAAGTGTATTTTATTTTATTCTATAGTTTATTTAACTGAAGTTAGAAAATTTAGTATAAATAAGTGCGCATTAAAGGACAACTTAATTTTTTGTATAATTTATTTTTCTTTTATATATCTTTTAAATACATTTACAAATGCAAATTATCCATATTGTTTTTCAAGTCATAACTTATCAAGTGCAATTATATTTACATTAATTACAACTCTTATTTATATACCTATATTATTTATTAATGAAGAATTCAAATTTAACTGTAAAAGGAAAAAATTTAAATAA
- the ytfJ gene encoding GerW family sporulation protein, whose amino-acid sequence MRATGSIQNIMETTLDTIKGSIDANTIIGDPIKTDNTVVVPISKVTIGFGIGGGEYSKGYKKEEHIDNNDTNFAGGSAGAVTVQPVAFVVVENGETRLMSLDNNINMIDNILTITPKVIEKLQKISKNNKDI is encoded by the coding sequence ATGAGAGCTACAGGGTCGATACAAAATATAATGGAAACAACACTTGATACTATAAAAGGTTCTATAGACGCAAATACTATAATAGGTGATCCTATAAAAACTGATAATACCGTTGTAGTACCTATATCTAAAGTTACTATAGGTTTTGGTATAGGTGGAGGAGAATACTCTAAGGGATATAAAAAAGAAGAGCATATAGATAATAATGACACTAATTTTGCTGGAGGTAGTGCAGGTGCAGTAACTGTTCAGCCAGTAGCTTTTGTAGTTGTAGAAAATGGAGAAACTAGACTTATGAGCTTAGATAATAACATAAATATGATAGATAATATATTGACTATTACTCCAAAAGTTATAGAAAAACTTCAAAAAATATCTAAAAACAATAAAGACATTTAA
- the scpB gene encoding SMC-Scp complex subunit ScpB — protein MRREDIKHIIEAIMFAYAEPISIKELNDIINEELSSKEIEYMLNNLINEYKENNRGIQIIKLQDKYQMCTNKDYSSFIKKVLEPKKKKSLTQTTLETLTIIAYKQPITKVEVEDIRGVKSDKAIQTLIENNLIREAGRLDKIGKPIIYRTTDEFLKLLNIERLEDLPPIENYENNNE, from the coding sequence ATGAGACGTGAAGATATAAAGCATATTATAGAAGCTATAATGTTTGCTTATGCAGAACCTATAAGCATAAAAGAATTAAATGATATAATAAATGAAGAATTATCAAGTAAAGAAATAGAATACATGTTAAATAATCTTATAAATGAATATAAGGAAAATAACAGAGGTATACAAATAATAAAATTACAAGACAAATATCAAATGTGTACTAATAAAGATTACTCAAGTTTCATAAAAAAGGTTCTTGAGCCTAAGAAGAAGAAAAGCTTAACTCAAACTACTTTAGAAACATTAACTATAATAGCGTATAAACAACCTATAACAAAGGTTGAAGTAGAAGATATAAGAGGAGTTAAAAGTGATAAAGCTATTCAAACTCTTATAGAAAATAATCTTATAAGAGAAGCTGGAAGATTAGATAAAATCGGAAAACCTATAATATATAGAACAACAGATGAATTTTTAAAGTTACTAAATATAGAAAGATTAGAGGATTTACCTCCTATCGAGAACTATGAAAATAACAATGAATAA
- a CDS encoding segregation and condensation protein A, with amino-acid sequence MKYNVQLQVYEGPLDLLYDMISKQKIDIKDISIIDITKQYINYITALEKMDLEIASEFITMASKLLEIKSRYLLYKQKNNDEVEDPRLELMEKLEEYKKFKLASEDLKDNITYIDDLYYRKKEEVIIDDTMDLDTISIDAIKNILPYILKVKHDENKSNKDEKLEKIVRGRIIPVEEKIAYIRDIIDRDNEVRFTKVVENVDKDEVIATFLSILELIKSREIVVYQDLFFDDILIKKNLEN; translated from the coding sequence ATGAAATATAACGTACAATTACAGGTTTATGAAGGGCCATTGGACTTACTTTATGATATGATATCTAAACAAAAGATAGATATTAAAGATATATCTATTATAGATATAACAAAGCAATATATAAATTATATAACTGCACTTGAAAAAATGGATTTAGAAATAGCAAGTGAATTTATAACTATGGCATCTAAATTATTAGAAATAAAGTCTAGATACTTGCTATATAAACAGAAAAATAATGATGAAGTAGAAGATCCTCGTTTAGAACTTATGGAGAAATTAGAAGAATATAAAAAGTTTAAATTAGCATCAGAGGATTTAAAGGATAATATAACCTATATAGATGATTTATATTACAGAAAAAAAGAAGAAGTAATAATAGATGATACTATGGATTTAGATACTATATCTATAGATGCTATAAAAAATATCCTTCCATATATATTAAAGGTAAAACATGATGAAAATAAATCTAATAAAGATGAGAAGTTAGAAAAGATAGTAAGAGGAAGAATTATACCTGTAGAAGAAAAAATAGCATACATAAGAGACATCATAGATAGAGATAATGAGGTAAGATTTACAAAAGTTGTAGAAAATGTTGATAAGGATGAAGTAATTGCAACATTTTTATCAATACTAGAACTTATAAAATCAAGAGAGATAGTAGTTTACCAAGATTTATTTTTTGATGACATATTAATAAAGAAAAATCTGGAGAATTAA
- a CDS encoding site-2 protease family protein — MYNLSTILATIVAIAVAISVHEFGHAYSAHLLGDDTAKMYGRMTLNPAKHLDIMGLIAMLIVHIGWAKPVPVNPNNFKNYKIGNVIVSLSGVIANIITAIVCVLINKYVNMYAINLIAQYVIVYNVGFAAFNLLPLPPLDGWGVISSFIPYKYNEIVYKYESMSSIIFLLLIFTGAYSIFVSPIRNLIWQILYLFM; from the coding sequence ATGTATAATTTAAGTACTATATTAGCGACTATAGTTGCAATAGCAGTTGCTATATCTGTGCATGAGTTCGGTCATGCATACTCTGCACATTTATTAGGTGATGATACTGCTAAAATGTATGGAAGAATGACTTTAAATCCAGCAAAACATTTAGATATTATGGGATTAATAGCTATGCTTATTGTACATATAGGATGGGCAAAGCCTGTACCAGTTAATCCTAATAATTTCAAAAACTATAAAATTGGAAATGTAATAGTATCATTATCTGGGGTAATTGCAAATATAATAACAGCTATAGTATGTGTTCTTATAAATAAGTATGTAAATATGTATGCAATAAATTTAATAGCTCAATATGTTATAGTTTATAATGTAGGATTTGCAGCATTTAACTTATTACCACTTCCTCCACTTGATGGATGGGGTGTAATATCTTCATTTATACCATATAAGTATAATGAGATAGTTTATAAATATGAAAGTATGAGTAGTATAATATTTTTACTTCTTATATTTACAGGAGCATATAGTATATTTGTATCTCCAATAAGAAATTTAATTTGGCAAATATTATATTTATTTATGTAA
- a CDS encoding GNAT family N-acetyltransferase, which yields MIDVTYPQMPIIETEKYILRPVSLDDAEDMFEYYKNPKVVKYLPMNPHKSIANTKRFIKSFXIDNYNKDKIGHFAVVDKSNNKVIGNIGLNNIDKDDIEAEIGICINPIYWGHDIGTELARELLKFTFTNTNVKRIIANTYEDNKKSRKALENLNIKYYKSYDKKIIKGMKITYVKCDSYKILKSEYLKYXQEBNRISYYFLYL from the coding sequence ATGATAGATGTTACTTATCCTCAAATGCCGATAATAGAAACTGAAAAATATATATTAAGACCAGTAAGTTTAGATGATGCAGAAGATATGTTTGAATACTATAAAAATCCTAAAGTAGTAAAGTATCTTCCTATGAATCCMCATAAATCTATAGCAAATACAAAGAGATTTATAAAATCTTTTTTNATAGATAACTATAATAAAGATAAAATAGGTCATTTTGCAGTAGTAGATAAATCTAATAATAAAGTAATAGGTAATATTGGTTTAAATAATATAGATAAAGATGATATTGAAGCAGAAATAGGGATATGCATAAATCCAATTTATTGGGGACATGACATTGGAACTGAGCTTGCTAGAGAATTGCTTAAATTTACATTTACTAATACAAATGTAAAACGAATAATAGCAAATACCTATGAAGATAATAAAAAATCTAGAAAAGCATTAGAAAATTTAAATATCAAATATTATAAAAGTTACGATAAGAAAATTATAAAAGGAATGAAAATAACTTATGTTAAATGTGATTCATATAAAATATTAAAATCTGAATACTTAAAATATRTACAAGAARATAATAGGATATCCTATTACTTTCTGTATTTATAA
- a CDS encoding D-alanyl-D-alanine carboxypeptidase family protein: MKKIVSFMMTILLAIMPMNISFANEDNTPLSVSSKSAILMDVGSGQILYEKNAHDKLPPASVTKVMTMLLICEALDSGKITLEDSVQISENAASMGGSQIFLEPGEVQKVDTLLKGIAVASANDGCVAMAEYVAGSVESFVDMMNAKAKELNMKDTNFVNTNGLPVDNHYTSAHDIAIMSRELLKHDVITKYLTTWMDQIVVGKKQVTVGLANTNKLIKHYQGATGVKTGFTQQAKYCLSASAKRGDTHLVAVTLGAETSPERFKDATSLLNFGFANYESVKLCSKDDKIGTITLDKADEQKISLVAKDDLSVLVKKGGNKDFTRKVKLNENPTLPIKKGTSLGYIEVYQGKTLVGKVDLVNTKDIQKASYLQMLQRVIDEML; the protein is encoded by the coding sequence ATGAAAAAAATAGTTAGTTTTATGATGACTATATTACTTGCAATTATGCCTATGAATATATCTTTTGCAAATGAAGATAATACGCCACTTAGTGTATCTTCTAAATCAGCTATATTAATGGATGTAGGAAGTGGACAAATACTTTATGAAAAAAATGCTCATGATAAGCTACCTCCTGCAAGTGTAACTAAAGTAATGACTATGTTACTTATATGTGAAGCGCTAGATTCTGGCAAGATAACTTTAGAAGATAGTGTACAAATAAGTGAAAATGCAGCTAGTATGGGTGGAAGTCAAATATTTTTAGAACCAGGAGAAGTTCAAAAAGTAGATACACTATTAAAAGGTATAGCAGTAGCTTCAGCTAATGATGGTTGTGTTGCTATGGCAGAATATGTAGCAGGTAGTGTAGAAAGTTTTGTAGATATGATGAATGCTAAAGCTAAAGAACTAAATATGAAAGATACAAATTTTGTAAATACTAATGGACTTCCCGTAGATAATCATTATACATCAGCTCATGATATAGCAATAATGTCTAGAGAACTATTAAAACATGACGTTATAACTAAATACTTAACAACTTGGATGGATCAAATTGTTGTTGGTAAAAAGCAGGTTACAGTTGGACTTGCTAATACGAATAAATTAATAAAACATTATCAAGGTGCTACAGGTGTTAAAACTGGATTTACTCAACAAGCTAAATACTGTTTATCTGCATCTGCTAAAAGAGGTGATACTCATTTAGTTGCAGTAACTCTAGGAGCAGAAACATCACCAGAAAGATTTAAAGATGCTACAAGCCTTTTAAATTTTGGATTTGCAAATTATGAAAGTGTAAAATTATGCTCTAAAGATGATAAAATAGGTACAATTACTCTAGATAAAGCAGATGAACAAAAAATTAGTTTAGTAGCAAAAGATGATTTAAGTGTACTTGTTAAAAAAGGTGGAAATAAAGATTTTACTAGAAAAGTAAAATTAAATGAAAATCCAACACTACCTATTAAAAAGGGTACGAGTTTAGGATATATTGAAGTTTATCAAGGTAAAACTTTAGTTGGAAAAGTAGATTTAGTAAATACAAAAGATATACAAAAAGCAAGTTATTTACAAATGTTACAAAGAGTTATAGATGAAATGCTATAA
- a CDS encoding CD1290 family small acid-soluble spore protein: MDNNAKKALKQIKMEIAAEHEMHPENIFDLIECAYNGGIPKMKLRLKRSKEKRSFSKSGHLE; this comes from the coding sequence ATGGATAATAATGCAAAGAAAGCTTTAAAACAAATTAAAATGGAAATTGCAGCTGAGCATGAAATGCACCCTGAAAATATTTTCGACTTAATAGAGTGTGCTTATAATGGAGGAATTCCCAAAATGAAATTAAGATTAAAAAGAAGTAAGGAAAAAAGGAGCTTTTCTAAGAGTGGGCATTTAGAATAA
- a CDS encoding DUF503 domain-containing protein: MRVIVMKVSLRADWCHSLKEKRMVVKSVVSKLQNKFNISVCEIDNQDIHNLITIGIVGIGIDSKVCDSIIDNIINYIEDITDAEIINIEQEVNLH, from the coding sequence ATGAGAGTTATAGTAATGAAGGTAAGCTTAAGAGCAGATTGGTGTCATTCACTTAAGGAAAAAAGAATGGTAGTTAAAAGTGTAGTTAGTAAACTTCAAAATAAATTTAATATATCTGTATGTGAAATAGATAATCAAGATATACATAACTTGATAACTATAGGAATTGTAGGTATAGGTATAGATTCAAAAGTTTGTGATTCAATTATAGATAATATAATTAATTATATTGAAGATATTACTGATGCAGAAATTATAAATATAGAACAAGAAGTAAATTTACATTAA